The following proteins are co-located in the Manihot esculenta cultivar AM560-2 chromosome 9, M.esculenta_v8, whole genome shotgun sequence genome:
- the LOC110622986 gene encoding CASP-like protein 4B1 — protein sequence MSNSDDTAPKTQFESSPSALPPPMAPEVAGADTEAGTGFGIGAITRRWRREAILQRGSLALRGLGLLFSLLAFLVMASNKHGDWKNFDRYEEYRYLLAIAILSTLYTGGQVLRHIHELSTGKFLLQQRTSAMVDFFGDQTISYLLISAASTAVPLTNRMREGADNIFTDASAAAISMAFFAFFVLALSSMVSGYKLSTQSYI from the exons ATGTCCAATTCCGACGATACAGCGCCCAAAACACAATTCGAGTCGTCTCCGTCGGCACTTCCCCCACCGATGGCTCCTGAGGTGGCCGGTGCCGACACCGAGGCAGGAACGGGATTCGGGATTGGGGCAATCACTAGGCGATGGAGAAGGGAAGCGATTTTGCAGAGAGGATCACTGGCTTTGAGAGGATTGGGTCTGTTGTTCTCTTTGCTTGCTTTTCTTGTAATGGCCAGCAACAAACACGGCGATTGGAAGAATTTTGACAGATACGAAGAGTACAG GTATTTATTGGCAATAGCAATACTTTCGACTCTGTACACGGGTGGACAAGTGCTGCGACATATTCATGAGCTTTCAACCGGAAAATTTTTGCTTCAGCAACGGACTTCTGCTATGGTAGACTTCTTTGGTGATCAG ACTATCTCCTACTTGTTGATATCTGCGGCTTCTACAGCAGTTCCCTTGACGAACAGGATGCGGGAAGGTGCAGATAACATATTTACAGACGCTTCAGCAGCAGCCATTAGTATGGCATTCTTTGCGTTCTTCGTACTGGCTTTATCGTCTATGGTTTCAGGATACAAGTTATCTACTCAATCTTACATATAA
- the LOC110622985 gene encoding probable WRKY transcription factor 33 isoform X1, which yields MASSSSSSSSSSGLNTYINSQPTFSFSTHLLMSSSSSSSFTNLLSTNIKDMDSISWGLYDHGTDAIGIEIPKFKSFTPSSLPLSPPPVSPSTYLAIPPDLSPAELLDSPVLFSTSNVFPSPITGAFAGQSFNWRNNFSENQRGVKGEERSFSDFSFQTQTAPTSSSFFQSSSSFIPVEQSMKKQQESWNFNKPTKQTDFSSDKGGVVKSECKPMQYFSSEMAPIQSTIQNNTASQLSYNHYNNQPAPYMREQRKSDDGYNWRKYGQKQVKGSENPRSYYKCTYPNCPTKKKVERSLDGQITEIVYKGSHNHPKPQSTRSSSQSMQPSAGVGLEISDQSVAPLESVNMQEDSSISMGDDEFEQSSPISNSGGDDDENEPEAKRYKGQNENEGILGAGSRTVREPRIVVQTTSDIDILDDGYRWRKYGQKVVKGNPNPRSYYKCTSVGCPVRKHVERASHDTRAVITTYEGKHNHDVPAARGSGYASNRPPSNGNPSSMPIPIRPSVTTNTNYPSSLNSTRLPTSASQAPFTLQEMLQGPGSIGFSGYGKPSGSYMNQTQSAYSGAKEEPKDDSFFDSFLC from the exons atggcttcttcttcttcttcttcctcttcttcttctggctTAAATACTTATATAAATTCTCAACCCACCTTCTCTttctcgacccatcttctcatgtcgtcgtcttcttcttcttctttcaccAATCTTCTTTCGACTAATATCAAAGACATGGACAGTATTAGCTGGGGACTTTATGACCATGGAACTGATGCAATTGGTATTGAAATCCCAAAGTTCAAATCATTTACACCTTCTTCTTTAcctctttctcctcctcctgTTTCCCCTTCTACTTATTTGGCCATTCCTCCTGATTTAAGCCCAGCTGAGCTCTTGGACTCGCCTGTTCTTTTTTCCACCTCTAAT GTTTTTCCTTCTCCAATCACTGGGGCTTTTGCTGGTCAAAGTTTCAACTGGAGGAATAATTTTAGTGAGAATCAGAGAGGTGTTAAAGGGGAAGAGAGAAGTTTCTCTGATTTCTCTTTTCAAACCCAAACAGCTCCCACATCTTCATCCTTCTTTCAATCTTCTTCAAGCTTTATCCCAGTG GAGCAGTCAATGAAAAAGCAACAGGAATCATGGAATTTTAACAAACCCACAAAGCAAACAGATTTTTCATCAGACAAGGGAGGAGTTGTAAAATCAGAATGTAAACCAATGCAGTATTTCTCCTCAGAAATGGCTCCAATCCAATCAACCATACAAAATAACACTGCTTCTCAACTCAGTTACAATCATTACAACAATCAACCAGCTCCATACATGAGAGAGCAAAGAAAGTCAGATGATGGATACAACTGGAGGAAGTACGGACAGAAACAGGTTAAAGGAAGTGAAAATCCACGTAGTTATTACAAGTGCACTTATCCAAATTGCCCAACCAAGAAAAAGGTAGAGAGATCTTTGGATGGACAGATTACTGAAATAGTCTATAAAGGAAGCCACAATCATCCCAAGCCTCAGTCTACAAGATCATCCTCTCAGTCTATGCAACCTTCTGCAGGAGTCGGCTTAGAAATCTCAGATCAATCTGTTGCTCCATTGGAGTCTGTCAACATGCAGGAGGATTCTTCAATTTCGATGGGAGATGACGAATTCGAACAAAGCTCACCAATTAGTAATTCAGGTGGAGATGACGATGAAAATGAACCTGAAGCCAAAAGATA CAAGGGACAGAATGAAAATGAGGGCATTTTGGGTGCTGGGAGCAGGACTGTTAGAGAACCTAGGATTGTGGTTCAGACAACAAGTGATATTGACATACTTGATGATGGGTATAGATGGAGGAAATATGGACAGAAAGTAGTCAAGGGAAATCCCAATCCAAG GAGCTACTACAAGTGTACGTCAGTTGGTTGTCCCGTTCGAAAACATGTCGAACGAGCGTCGCACGACACAAGAGCAGTGATCACCACTTACGAAGGGAAGCACAACCATGATGTTCCAGCGGCTCGTGGAAGCGGCTATGCATCCAACAGACCTCCATCCAATGGTAACCCCAGCAGCATGCCCATCCCAATAAGACCCTCAGTCACAACCAACACAAATTATCCAAGCTCGCTAAACAGCACAAGGTTACCAACATCAGCAAGTCAAGCTCCATTCACCCTGCAGGAAATGTTGCAGGGTCCAGGGAGCATTGGGTTCTCAGGTTATGGGAAGCCAAGCGGctcatacatgaaccaaacACAGAGTGCATACTCCGGAGCCAAGGAAGAACCAAAGGATGACTCATTTTTCGACTCTTTCCTCTGTTGA
- the LOC110622985 gene encoding probable WRKY transcription factor 33 isoform X2, which yields MASSSSSSSSSSGLNTYINSQPTFSFSTHLLMSSSSSSSFTNLLSTNIKDMDSISWGLYDHGTDAIGIEIPKFKSFTPSSLPLSPPPVSPSTYLAIPPDLSPAELLDSPVLFSTSNEQSMKKQQESWNFNKPTKQTDFSSDKGGVVKSECKPMQYFSSEMAPIQSTIQNNTASQLSYNHYNNQPAPYMREQRKSDDGYNWRKYGQKQVKGSENPRSYYKCTYPNCPTKKKVERSLDGQITEIVYKGSHNHPKPQSTRSSSQSMQPSAGVGLEISDQSVAPLESVNMQEDSSISMGDDEFEQSSPISNSGGDDDENEPEAKRYKGQNENEGILGAGSRTVREPRIVVQTTSDIDILDDGYRWRKYGQKVVKGNPNPRSYYKCTSVGCPVRKHVERASHDTRAVITTYEGKHNHDVPAARGSGYASNRPPSNGNPSSMPIPIRPSVTTNTNYPSSLNSTRLPTSASQAPFTLQEMLQGPGSIGFSGYGKPSGSYMNQTQSAYSGAKEEPKDDSFFDSFLC from the exons atggcttcttcttcttcttcttcctcttcttcttctggctTAAATACTTATATAAATTCTCAACCCACCTTCTCTttctcgacccatcttctcatgtcgtcgtcttcttcttcttctttcaccAATCTTCTTTCGACTAATATCAAAGACATGGACAGTATTAGCTGGGGACTTTATGACCATGGAACTGATGCAATTGGTATTGAAATCCCAAAGTTCAAATCATTTACACCTTCTTCTTTAcctctttctcctcctcctgTTTCCCCTTCTACTTATTTGGCCATTCCTCCTGATTTAAGCCCAGCTGAGCTCTTGGACTCGCCTGTTCTTTTTTCCACCTCTAAT GAGCAGTCAATGAAAAAGCAACAGGAATCATGGAATTTTAACAAACCCACAAAGCAAACAGATTTTTCATCAGACAAGGGAGGAGTTGTAAAATCAGAATGTAAACCAATGCAGTATTTCTCCTCAGAAATGGCTCCAATCCAATCAACCATACAAAATAACACTGCTTCTCAACTCAGTTACAATCATTACAACAATCAACCAGCTCCATACATGAGAGAGCAAAGAAAGTCAGATGATGGATACAACTGGAGGAAGTACGGACAGAAACAGGTTAAAGGAAGTGAAAATCCACGTAGTTATTACAAGTGCACTTATCCAAATTGCCCAACCAAGAAAAAGGTAGAGAGATCTTTGGATGGACAGATTACTGAAATAGTCTATAAAGGAAGCCACAATCATCCCAAGCCTCAGTCTACAAGATCATCCTCTCAGTCTATGCAACCTTCTGCAGGAGTCGGCTTAGAAATCTCAGATCAATCTGTTGCTCCATTGGAGTCTGTCAACATGCAGGAGGATTCTTCAATTTCGATGGGAGATGACGAATTCGAACAAAGCTCACCAATTAGTAATTCAGGTGGAGATGACGATGAAAATGAACCTGAAGCCAAAAGATA CAAGGGACAGAATGAAAATGAGGGCATTTTGGGTGCTGGGAGCAGGACTGTTAGAGAACCTAGGATTGTGGTTCAGACAACAAGTGATATTGACATACTTGATGATGGGTATAGATGGAGGAAATATGGACAGAAAGTAGTCAAGGGAAATCCCAATCCAAG GAGCTACTACAAGTGTACGTCAGTTGGTTGTCCCGTTCGAAAACATGTCGAACGAGCGTCGCACGACACAAGAGCAGTGATCACCACTTACGAAGGGAAGCACAACCATGATGTTCCAGCGGCTCGTGGAAGCGGCTATGCATCCAACAGACCTCCATCCAATGGTAACCCCAGCAGCATGCCCATCCCAATAAGACCCTCAGTCACAACCAACACAAATTATCCAAGCTCGCTAAACAGCACAAGGTTACCAACATCAGCAAGTCAAGCTCCATTCACCCTGCAGGAAATGTTGCAGGGTCCAGGGAGCATTGGGTTCTCAGGTTATGGGAAGCCAAGCGGctcatacatgaaccaaacACAGAGTGCATACTCCGGAGCCAAGGAAGAACCAAAGGATGACTCATTTTTCGACTCTTTCCTCTGTTGA